A genomic window from Triticum urartu cultivar G1812 chromosome 7, Tu2.1, whole genome shotgun sequence includes:
- the LOC125521227 gene encoding probable protein phosphatase 2C 57, whose amino-acid sequence MEELRLGGGGGGKPPIPSSASARKPVLSRHASFARGPLSNTKSETERSFENADVEYIPVVRSGGWSDIGSRSAMEDVYICCDNFLRDFGPENCEEGPSSFYGVFDGHGGKHAADFVCSNLPRFIVEGDGFPGEIEKAVSSAFLQTDAAFADACSVNSSLASGTTALAALIIGRSLLVANAGDCRAVVCCRGKAIEMSRDHKPSCNREKMRIEASGGYVYDGYLNGLLNVARAIGDWHMEGMKACDGLGPLSAEPEVMMRNLTEEDEFLIIGCDGIWDVFRSQNAVDFARRRLQEHNDPIACCKELVDEAIKRKSGDNLSVVVVCFNSIAPPVLTAPRPRVQRSISAEGLRELQGFLDSLAD is encoded by the exons GCAAGGGGCCCTTTGAGCAATACAAAATCTGAAACAGAAAGAAGTTTTGAAAACGCAGATGTTGAATATATCCCGGTTGTACGGTCTGGAGGCTGGTCCGATATTGGGTCAAGGAGTGCTATGGAGGATGTCTACATTTGCTGTGACAACTTCCTGCGTGATTTTGGACCTGAAAACTGTGAAGAAGGGCCCAGTTCATTTTATGGG GTTTTTGATGGGCATGGTGGAAAGCACGCTGCGGACTTTGTGTGCAGCAATTTGCCAAGGTTCATCGTTGAGGGTGATGGTTTTCCAGGGGAGATAGAGAAAGCTGTCTCCTCAGCATTCTTACAGACTGATGCTGCTTTTGCAGATGCTTGCTCTGTGAACTCCTCTCTTGCATCTGGCACGACTGCGCTTGCTGCACTCATCATTGGGAG GTCACTTCTGGTGGCAAATGCTGGTGATTGTAGAGCAGTTGTATGTTGCCGTGGAAAGGCGATTGAGATGTCCAGGGACCATAAGCCATCTTGCAACAGAGAGAAGATGCGCATTGAAGCCTCAGGTGGTTATGTTTACGATGGATACCTGAATGGACTGCTGAATGTTGCTAGAGCAATCGGGGACTGGCACATGGAAGGAATGAAAGCATGTGATGGTCTTGGGCCTCTTAGTGCCGAGCCAGAGGTGATGATGCGAAATCTCACCGAGGAGGACGAATTCCTGATCATCGGCTGCGACGGGATCTGGGATGTATTCCGCAGCCAAAATGCGGTAGACTTTGCACGCCGGAGGCTCCAAGAGCACAACGACCCTATCGCCTGCTGTAAAGAGCTAGTCGATGAGGCCATCAAGAGGAAGAGCGGCGACAACCTTTCCGTAGTTGTCGTCTGCTTCAACTCCATAGCGCCTCCTGTCTTGACAGCTCCCAGGCCTCGCGTACAGAGAAGTATATCTGCAGAAGGCTTGAGGGAGCTGCAGGGCTTCCTGGATAGCTTGGCGGACTGA